Part of the Salinigranum rubrum genome is shown below.
TCCGCGCCTCGTAGCCACGGTCGCGGAGGAACTGCGCCGCCCGGGCCGACGTGATACCGGCGACACAGACGACGGCGAACTCCTCGTCCATCGGCAGTTCGTCCGTCGCGTCGTCCAGTTCCGCGAACTCATGATCCAGGAGTTCGTCGTAGATGGGCACGTTGTGACTGCCCTCTATCGACCACTCCTCGTACTCGTCCTCGTTCCGAACGTCGAGGACGAACAGGTCCTCCCGACGCTCCGCGACGGTCTCCGGACTGATCTTGGCCGGCGCGTCGACAGCACTGTTGTTTGACATACACAATTCTACGAACACCCTTCAAAAAGACGTTGGGCCTGCAATCGCCACGCGTCGGTCGTCCGGCGTCGAGCGACCCGTCCCAGCAACCTCGTCGCGCCGAGGAGACGGGTTCCTCTGGAACAAGACGAGCACGACGGCGAGGGGACTCGACGGGCACCCGGGCCGTGCCGACTGTCGACGTGACGACCCAGCGAGGGACGCGGCCTTCGAGAGCCGACGTCTCCCGCCGTCGCAGCTACGCTCCGTCGGCACGCTCGAATCGAGCGTACGGTCGGCGGTGTGTGTTCCGAATCAGGTCCTCGTCCGAGACGCGAAGCCCCAGGTCGTCCAACTCTTCACCGATTCTGCTCAGGTCGTCGCCGTCGGCCCCGACCGCCTGAACCAGGACGTTCCCTTCCCCGGTCATCACCTCCAGTACTTCCACGACACCGGGGACGTCTGCGGCCGCCTCGGCGAGGTTCTCACGCTCGGGGATCGGGGCCGTACAGACGATGAGCGTGAACAGCTGATACCCCGCCGCTTCGTAGTCGACGTCCGCGTGGTAGCCACGTAGTATCCCGTTCGCCTCCAGCCGCCGGGTTCGGTTCCGAACGGTGCTCGCCGACACGTCGAGCGTCTCCGAGATGTCGTTCGACGACGTGCGGCGCGCGTCCTGCTGCAGTCTGTACAGTATCTGTTTGTCGAGATGGTCCAGTTCCAGAGTCGGCACACCTCATACCGTGCCGTGCCCACGGTTAACTTTGGGTGTGATATTGTCGGTTTCTCAGCTGAGGCGGGTTTCGTAATCAGATTCGCAACAGGGTATATACTTGCAAAAACAACCACAGCATTATAACGCGTCGAGCGGGAACGCATGGGTACCGATAATCGATGAACCCAGTAGAGATTAGTCTGCGTCTCGTCGCCGGCCTCGCGCTCATTCTGACGAACGGCTTCTTCGTCGCCATCGAGTTCGCGTTGACGCGCGCCCGGCAGTTCACCGAGGACGAGTTCGTGGACGGCAACCCCAAACTCGAACGCGCGTGGAAGATGACACAGGAGCTAGAGCTCTACCTCACGACCTGTCAGGTCGGTATCACCGCGTCGAGTATCGCGGTGGGTATCGTCGCCGAACCGGCGCTGGCGGCGCTCTTCGAGCCTTTCTTCGCCGGAACGACGCTCGCGACGGTCGGTGCCGGTGCCCTCATCGCGTATCTGATCATCAATCTCGTCCACCTCACCCACGGCGAGCAGACCCCGACCTATCTGGGCGTCGAGCGTTCGCGGATGGTGTGTCGGTACGGCGCGGCACCGCTTCACTGGTTCTACGTCGTCATCTCGCCGCTGATCACGCTCGGTGACTGGGTGGCGAAGTGGACGCTCCGACTGTTCGGCGTCGAGATGACCGGGGCGTGGCTCGAAGCCGAGGAGGACGCCATCGAGTCCCGAGCGCAACTCCGCAATCGACTGAGCTCTCTGCTGGAGCGGGGGGAGATATCCGACGAACGGCACGACGAGGTGGTGGGCGCGCTCGAAGCCGGCACCACCGAAGTCAGAGAGGTGATGGTCGACGAGCGGGACATCGTCTTCCTCTCGACCGAGTCGTCGGTCGAAGAGAACCTCCGACGGATCTCACAGACGCCGCACACTCGCTACCCGCTCATCGGTTCGAGCGTCGAGGAGGTCGAAGGAATCGTCTACATCCCGAGCGTCGTCGACCGGACCGAGGACCTGAAAGCCGGGACGGTGACGTTCGAAGAACTCGCGGCGCCGCCGATGACGGTTTCGGCGGACACGACGATCAGCGACGCTATCGACCGGTTCCAGGCCGAACGGCAGGAACTGGCGGTGGTTCTCTCGGAGGGGGAGGTCGTCGGACTCCTCACGGCGACCGACGCCTTCGAGGCGGTGATGGGAGAACTGGAGGACCCGCTCGACGGACGGGGGGACCCCGACCGGTCCGACCGGGGGCAACCGTCACCCACGTAGGGACGACGACCCGGACGTCGCAGCCACCGGGTATCGAGTGGC
Proteins encoded:
- a CDS encoding Lrp/AsnC family transcriptional regulator — its product is MPTLELDHLDKQILYRLQQDARRTSSNDISETLDVSASTVRNRTRRLEANGILRGYHADVDYEAAGYQLFTLIVCTAPIPERENLAEAAADVPGVVEVLEVMTGEGNVLVQAVGADGDDLSRIGEELDDLGLRVSDEDLIRNTHRRPYARFERADGA
- a CDS encoding hemolysin family protein, which produces MNPVEISLRLVAGLALILTNGFFVAIEFALTRARQFTEDEFVDGNPKLERAWKMTQELELYLTTCQVGITASSIAVGIVAEPALAALFEPFFAGTTLATVGAGALIAYLIINLVHLTHGEQTPTYLGVERSRMVCRYGAAPLHWFYVVISPLITLGDWVAKWTLRLFGVEMTGAWLEAEEDAIESRAQLRNRLSSLLERGEISDERHDEVVGALEAGTTEVREVMVDERDIVFLSTESSVEENLRRISQTPHTRYPLIGSSVEEVEGIVYIPSVVDRTEDLKAGTVTFEELAAPPMTVSADTTISDAIDRFQAERQELAVVLSEGEVVGLLTATDAFEAVMGELEDPLDGRGDPDRSDRGQPSPT